One genomic window of Halobellus limi includes the following:
- a CDS encoding SLC13 family permease, whose product MRSSRSWAPSPAALSIPVAILAAAAVRIAAPFAPAGATMLSITTLCIVLWVGNVVPPAYTGVLCLGLVGLAFSLDLALAGFSSPATWLIAFGLVMGEATRRSGLAEWAGRWVIHRVTLDSPSAAPRRTYRRLLFGLSAAGLLLVLVIPVGIVRVLVLAPVVLEVGERFDSRRVKLGLFFGPILTTYLGTFAVLTGGSPNIIVLGVLESVAGTSIPWTEWFVLMFPVMGVGRLFLVVGVVYAMYRPPAAVEMEETASGLRSMTGDERRMLGFLAAGVAVWVTDVFHGFHPVYGALLVVVLVFLPRVGIADFEETVGEVDFSILFFVAAVLAIGEGLTRTNVAAALAEGALTVVPTDASTSVVLAIVFLATVALMVVMGGLAAVSVATPIVVALAADTGIPLVPVVLASTAALGVPFFPYQSAVLVVILAFDIVDARELIRVASVVAVATVLVLMPLQLGILSVAF is encoded by the coding sequence ATGCGGTCTTCCAGGTCGTGGGCCCCGAGTCCCGCAGCCCTCTCGATTCCGGTGGCGATTCTCGCCGCGGCGGCCGTCCGGATCGCGGCGCCCTTCGCGCCGGCGGGGGCGACGATGCTTTCGATCACGACCCTCTGTATCGTCCTCTGGGTCGGGAACGTCGTCCCGCCCGCCTACACGGGCGTGCTCTGTCTGGGACTCGTCGGCCTCGCGTTCTCGCTCGACCTCGCGCTCGCCGGGTTCAGTTCGCCGGCGACGTGGCTGATCGCGTTCGGGCTGGTGATGGGCGAGGCGACGCGCCGGAGCGGGCTCGCGGAGTGGGCCGGCCGCTGGGTCATCCACCGCGTCACGCTCGACTCCCCGTCTGCGGCTCCGAGGCGGACGTACCGACGGCTGCTGTTCGGGCTCTCCGCCGCGGGGCTGCTTCTCGTGTTAGTGATCCCGGTCGGCATCGTTCGCGTGCTCGTGCTCGCCCCGGTCGTCCTCGAAGTCGGCGAGCGGTTCGACTCTCGGCGGGTTAAGCTCGGGCTGTTCTTCGGACCGATCCTGACCACGTACCTCGGGACGTTCGCCGTCCTCACCGGCGGCTCGCCGAACATCATCGTTCTCGGCGTCCTCGAATCGGTCGCGGGGACGTCGATTCCCTGGACCGAGTGGTTCGTCCTGATGTTTCCCGTGATGGGCGTCGGCCGACTGTTTCTCGTCGTCGGCGTCGTGTACGCGATGTACCGGCCGCCGGCGGCGGTGGAGATGGAGGAGACCGCGAGCGGGTTGCGGTCGATGACGGGGGACGAACGACGGATGCTCGGGTTCCTCGCCGCCGGCGTCGCGGTGTGGGTGACGGACGTCTTCCACGGTTTCCACCCGGTCTACGGCGCGCTCTTGGTGGTCGTCCTCGTGTTCCTGCCGCGCGTCGGTATCGCGGACTTCGAGGAGACCGTCGGCGAGGTCGACTTCTCGATCCTCTTTTTCGTCGCCGCCGTCCTGGCGATCGGCGAGGGGCTGACGCGGACGAACGTCGCCGCCGCGCTCGCCGAGGGGGCGTTGACGGTCGTCCCGACGGACGCCTCGACCTCGGTCGTGCTCGCGATCGTGTTCCTCGCGACCGTCGCGCTGATGGTCGTGATGGGCGGCCTCGCGGCCGTGAGCGTCGCGACGCCGATCGTCGTCGCGCTCGCCGCGGACACGGGGATCCCGTTGGTCCCGGTCGTGCTGGCGTCGACGGCCGCGCTGGGCGTCCCGTTCTTCCCGTACCAGTCCGCCGTACTTGTCGTCATCCTGGCGTTCGACATCGTCGACGCCCGGGAACTGATCCGCGTC